From the genome of Cydia pomonella isolate Wapato2018A chromosome 1, ilCydPomo1, whole genome shotgun sequence:
ttatactatactatttctaccgtttttattagtattgaactctaacaacATTTTGTAGTAACTACTGGGAGATAAAATACCAGTAGTTACCATCAAACTGAGCTGCTGAATTGATAATTCAGCAACAGTCTGCAGTCTTTTTTCGGGAGTGACAGTACTAgcataagaaattaaaataacttttgggCAAATTACATACCTTCATCCACAGTATCATCATTTGCAGTACTGGCTACAAATGTAGCAGAGGCAGCACCTGACCGAACATGAATCTTCTTTGTTCTCAATACTTTTGCTAATTTCTTCACCTTACTTTCAAGCCATGTCAAAGCCTTACTTTCATTATACttataagcttttaaatcatcaGGGCCCTGTCAACAATCAAAATAATGATACATAATGGGGAAACGTCACTATCATTTaccattcatttattttattatctgatAAAAGAGTTTCTATTATACTGTGCAGAGCTCGTGGGACAGGAAATCTGTTAAACAACCCTgttcaagtgcgagttcgttttactgacgcaccgagggttccgtacaaactttgaattatcttgtgtaactattaaggcgaaagacttttgatcagatgtACCTACACTAAGTATAATagttgtgtacagcgccatttaccggcaaattgtctaactaattagTGCGATGTAATGCAGGTATATTGGTTTATCGAGGacaattctttatcatgtgaaacggtttcaaaaattgttcttttatttaatataatctcattaaaaaaagtgtaataaacacatgtTAAGTTGGTTAAATTCCAAAGtaaattcggaaatgtttttttgataataaaaaaaaagtttccaaGATaaaggtctgattatatttttcctgtaaaatttattaattttattatagtaatgttaatataatgtaaaaaaaaactgggaGAATggtttttattcacattttgcACTGTCCAGAATGGACAGacgagatacagccctataaagatttctgcatgactgaaaaaaattaaacctttatagggctgtatttCCTAAACTGTGCATTGTATCTCGTTCCCCTTGATAttgataacaatgaaataataacaaacaaacaaaaaaaaaaaaaacataatggcagaattttgcttataggttttttatggtttaaTGCCTAGATGTGTgataatttgatgtttaaaaaGAAAAGAAGGTTGCCCTACATGCCTCGGTGTGTAGAACTGTATGGAATTCCTTTACATTTAATTTCACTCATCTTCAGTATTTCCGGacataatttgaagtaagtcatgtcatatCAACaattcattgcaagtttgagaaaaactaTATTACATACTAggtattcataaaaaaatataatagaacctTTAGATCTGCAATATTGTCAACACCAGCTATGAAGTCAACAAGCTTGCTCAAGCCATTTTCTGATAACAAATCTTCAATGGGTATTGCTTTACTCTGGCATTGTTCCTTTATGTGAGGCAAAACTGAAAGTAATTATATTCATTGGAAACAACATAGATGGGCACACACTTTACTGTTAAACTTAGTATCAAagataatatacctacatcaaattatttttatttccttaacaagTTTATGACAATATCACAAGGTGGAGACTCTTATAGATAAATAATACCTGTATCAGGAATTCCTTCTCCTCCATATCATTTTATCAATATATAATCacaagtaaaaacaaattaagtaaTAGACAACACCAGTATCATTCTTACTTTGGAgccaatatcataattatgagaaatcattgataaaaattatattagaattattatatatataattaaatttagatCATACCTAAAAACATAGGATTTATGGGAGTCAACATAAACATGCTAGCATCAGACTTAACAGTTTGGCCTGTGAACCAGCACCTATGGGGCTCACTAAATGTGACAACTTCATatattttcttgttattttCATCCAAACAATACTTGCTAGGCTTCCTGCTTGCTGGGTGGGGAAGAGTTATGATAACAAACTCTGAATTCTGTAGTAATGAATCTGAAAAATACAagttaggtattatttattgtctATGAGCAGATACAGTGATTCTAGAGCTGTTCGTCTTTTCCTATTCATACAGAAAAGGGCCTAAGTCATTTTTATGGCAATAGTAATTGCCTAAATATATCGCAAATGGAACACTATCATGTTAGTTTGAGTCCCTTCAATAACTATACAATGGGGTTTTGTGCTCTAAATATGTATGGAGCCCATTACAGTTTGTATTCAATGGGTGTAGTAGTGTAGACGATCATTCAAGCATTTGAAaagttatatatgtataaaaatagaaGCTCACCTTGACCTAGAAGTAACCAGGAATTTTCAACACGTTTTTTAGCTGTCTCGTTGTTGAAATCATCGGTCGTACTCGCCGTGCTGTTATTCTTCTGAGATCGTGTCATATTGAATGGTCGATTTGAGAACTCAAAAAGATTTAACGTCTTGCAAACACGTTAATGAATTTATTTAGATTACTATCCCACGTAAAACGCCAAACTCTTTTGCACCTTTACACCTTCTATCGGCTATCGGCTTCCCACTTCTTCCCGCCCATTCACGCATAACCAACACATAACAACCAAAATGAATGACATGATAGACAtgtttttgacattgacattgccGTGGAATCCTGTAGTTTGGCTCGAAAAATTACTGATTACACTTGGTGCTAGTCGCCGTATCACTTTATCTTGATGGGATATGGGATCCATTGGAGCCATGCAAGCTCATTGCAATCCTTAGTATTACTCTTCGTAAATTGCTATCAGATTTTGCCTAAACATCCGTGTGGCATGTCCTCCCTTATTCTCTGAGAACCACGAAGTGACTTGCTGTTCAACACACGGTGTACATGCGCATGTTGAAGCTTTTGCGCTGGTTATATGCGTAGTGTTAACGCGTAACATTAGATTCAAAGTTTTGTGTACCTCAACGTCATTGTTCTCTCACATAATCAAAAAGTACCAGATACTTACTTGCTCTTTGTGCAAGTTCAGTTCTATGTGTATATGGAACATAAGATAAGCATGCGTGAGCAGTTGAGTCAAAGTTGAGCCctactaaaatattattgtaggcAACACTAACTCGGCGGCCATTGCTAATTGCCCATCCGCTGGATGCCTGAATCCGCTTTCCGGAATCCAAACCATCGGtaggattttatttttacagacaATATAAGCTCGTTATTGACTCTTGAGCACTTCAGGCTCCGTGTAGTGAAACTCATGTGATTtcattttgatattgttgtgaGGAAAGACTACATAAGTGCTCGAAATAAGTAAAATCGTGGCCAATGTCAGCAGGCGTGTCAGATCAGGTATTTAGCGACGATATTTTCTCATTGAATTATTTAccacaaattttacaaatatacttatgtatgtatatatctttTGTTTCATGTTACTCGTGTATAAAGCGGATGAAAGGCCAAGGGAATCAAGGTAAAGATAGTATCAGTATGACGTTGCATCTGTTTTCTCCGTAGGAGTCTCACACCGGTCGGCTTTGTGTCCGGTGCTCGTCATTGTGAGCACGTCATTGGCGTCGTAATTTTGAGCTTTCACCTTATTTATTTGCAACTATATTTCATTACAATAAACGATCattcagtatttaaaaaaaaagtaattttcttCAACACtgaaaattcaaataatatttttatgtcacAATTTAACTACATAGTCATTTAATCTCTGTAAACCATTTTGTGGTCTTTATtagccttttttttaaatattgaaactTCAGTATTCAGTGCAATTATGGTAGCCTCTGAAATGCTGCATCTTTTTCCCTTAGAATGTTTTAAACACTTTACCATAttagataatttaaaattagtattCAAATTCTGGTTTATTACTATTGAAATTAAGGCCTAATCATAAGCTCTGTTGCTCATTAGAGATGACAACCATATCACTTTAATAAGCCcttaaaaaagtattaagtGTTAAAAACATTCTCTTTAAGATTAATCTTATATGTATAAACTCTGTTCTTGGTGGACTGATATCTCACTGACACCAAGccaggggtcaccaaatggcAGTCCAGATCCAGACCACCAACCTATTTTGTGCTGTATATTAcatttgcttatttaataaactcaagtagaaacAGACCATGATggtcatttaattttaaataccagacccctgaagaaactaattggaGACCCCTGCTATAAgccaaagcaaaaaaaaatgacacaGAATGTAGTAATGTAATATTAGTACATGCTTAGTAGCATATCCTTATTTTAGCTTAGTTCTTAAGTATATTAAGTGATGCTGGTTTTATCAACATTATCAACTATGTATTGCTGCtatattattgtttgtttgttacatGGTTTGAATGTTACTTTCTATAGCTTAGCAGGCTAGGCTTTGGCTTGGACCCAAAATTCTAACTAGCGATGGTGGAGCATTTAGAGTTATTTGTTATACAAAGTAGTTGTTTACCTCTTGCAACTTAAAAGAGTCCTAAACAAGcaaatacctactaaaaagAGCAAAATAGCTAGAAATTAGAAAAGTGACATATTCTTCATTGTTAGGCGTCTTCATCATAACCGATTATGGTTATGGCTGAAAAATAACTGAATATTTGGTTAttcaacttttattaaattaggtataaatCTAGTTCTACATGACGTAAAATCATAAGATACACAGTATTAATGAAACAAACCTTGCTttgattttctttattaattttaatgagttttttaaaCTACAAATTTTAGGTTTACAatcaataatgtaaatatctaTCACAACCAAATCAACATTAAAGCAAATGGAAGCCAGCAGCGAAGTTATTTGGTTTTGATGATGGTTCCGCCTTCCACACTCCGACTGACAGACTgacttcattttttatttatttattaaagctttatttgttctacagtcagattattgttatttatttttatttctttatctttGTTTTGGGGCTGACTGCAGATCCCATCTGCTGGGTGAAAGCCTGCTCACTTTTTCTCCACTCATCCCTGTCTTGGGCTTTTTGGAGACAGACTGACTTATGAACTTTATAATTatcatagttaatttttttgtatccgatatttatatatatcattttaaCTGTAATAATCTGTAttgtatttgctgaataaatgtttttctcaattatcaaaattacatttatcaATTTAACATTCAAAAGTAACGTAGGATTCAatcaacaaaatataaattggcCTTATAATTTACACAAATCACAAAATAACTTAcacaaaactcactaattatcCTTTGTTGTGGTACTCGTGGTGTTTAGTTATCTTGTAAATACACAAAATTTGCGCTTTTGATACTTTTATTAATCAGAATATTTGTGAAAAATGGCCCCAGAATTGACTGAAACTATTTTACTACACCATTATTCTTCAAATGAATGCAATGGTTATCATCGGCACCCagaaacttaataatattgaaacagtTTCGACATTATAAGTTATTGCcaaaatataattcatagaaaaaataacggAATTTGGTTATTACAAAATTGCAATAACCGGTTATGTGATTTGGCCAAAATAATCGGTTATGTGATTTGGCCAAAATAATCGATTTTAACCGAATATTTCGGTTTCGGTTATAACCGATTTGCATTCCCAACTTCAAAGGTGTattgttcaaaattaaatatgtattgttcaaaatcatcactGGAAAGTGAAACCTACTAGCTAATGTGAattaacaacaatttttttgtttataattactTTGTTCTCTTGTAGAAAAATAGCCATTATGCCTAATGTTAGATAAAGAGAGCCTTGTTGGGCAAGTCAgctaattaaaaacataaaacacaAATTAGGCAAGCTAGTGTGGTTAGTCAgactttatttttgttgttgtggGTCACATAAACTGATCAATAAGAAGGCATATATTGGTGGTTGAATTAATTCATGCATGACAATGTATTTAGAACTATATTGCCTGCTAGAACGGCTTTTAGTCTCTATACCATgttattacttataaataatattaaagaatGTCCAAAGTAGTACATTTAGTTTGTATGTGGTCAAGGTGCAGTGAGGCTTgccaaaatgtaatataataataatgcttttgCGAATGTACGGTATGCACAGGTACAGGTTTttgtttctaaatttttgtGTAGGGTAAAATAATTGCAAGAAATTTAATAGTCAATAgtcatattttttgtacttgtactcatgtacagtcgccatcagatatatcagagcggctgtgatgctcacaaatatccgaacatgcctctattgtcaaggcgttagagtgcgcgttcagatattttcagatatatctgatggcagcTCTACTtattgaagtacaggatatatGGGTAGGGAAACAAattgtgaaataaagtttatgcAATGCAacagaaaataaatgtattatgtaagAGTTACTgaatattaacacattcactgccgggaacccacctggtgggcgctcgtgaactttgttcagatgccggacaacccgctgggcgggttgttttgtacgcagctatagaccaccggtttctggggtagtgcgccgctttttgtctggcagtgaatgtgtttaAACAACAACCACAAACTGACCAAGTGGGTAGTGATCtggcctatgaagctgatgatcctgggttcaaatcccggtaagggcatttatttgtgcgatgaacacaaatatttgttctacgtatatatgtatgtatatcgtcgcttagtacccataggggtcatccattaattacatatttctatttctaggttttttacCCCTCCCCCCACcatgtcacacttggtcacatttggcaagcCCCTCCCCCCACcatgtcacacttggtcacatttggcaagcCCCTCCCCCCACCATGTCACACTTGGTTACATTTAGCAAGCCCCTCCCCCCCTGGCGAGACGTCACATTTTtcgaattaggtattattaatattttataaaaatatttttgataaaagaaatattagtaattttataatactaaaccgattaggaaagaaaattaaacgaatttaaacgattatcgttccaaaaccTCGTTTAACTTTACaacgaattaaaatatttaaaaataatttcggtTACTGATGATGttgaagtgacgtcacaaagtttgtgactcctcctcccccttgtcacaacatgtcacattttcttgatcccctccctccccctgaacgtgtgatgtaattaatggatgaccccatattacaaactttgcttagtttggggctaggtcgatctttttaagattgtccccaaatataaaaaaaatcttcttttgaggtaatattcatttaaaaatgatTGTAATTGTCTCTAAGTTGAAAAAATTGGACAGCAAAAGTTAttcaaacttttcatacaacAGATTGGTGCTAAGATTAAGTTTCTGCTAGTTGTCCTTCCATTAtaataagtattgtattattgGACACTATTTTGCTATCTTCATTGGAGATACACTATGGCGGCAAATGCCAAGTTCCCTTATTTTGCTAATGATCTTACTTTTAACATATTGGGCAAAAGCGATTtcttaaaaatgtttactatttcaaaattacaaaaaaaaaacttaattggtGATACAATTTTCtgaatgtatattatgtattgtCAAGGTAcattaaatatcgacacagaCAAAGGGCTACAATGTACACCCTACATTAAAGTACGGGCAAAAAATCCTGTGCTGCTATTGCATTGCTACAATACTTAATGCAAATCGTTTAACATTATAGTGACAAATGCACCGAAAGAGCAACAGTTAGAATCTGGCGGCGACGAGCTGGCGGAGGTGTCATGGCGCCATCAGCAACAACCGTCCTACGCACCACCCATCTCGTCAGCGGCCGACCACTACAGCGCGGCAGGTAGGTACATACTTTTGTGCAACTCCGTCTTTTTATCCTATTTGCATATCTCTTTAAGGGTGAGCATGTATACGCCCAACGCGCGGGTGAGCACCCGCAGTTGAGGTACGGAGCCGTTTACGATAAAAGCGCACATGAAGGGGATACTTGC
Proteins encoded in this window:
- the LOC133519668 gene encoding ribonuclease H2 subunit B; the protein is MTRSQKNNSTASTTDDFNNETAKKRVENSWLLLGQDSLLQNSEFVIITLPHPASRKPSKYCLDENNKKIYEVVTFSEPHRCWFTGQTVKSDASMFMLTPINPMFLVLPHIKEQCQSKAIPIEDLLSENGLSKLVDFIAGVDNIADLKGPDDLKAYKYNESKALTWLESKVKKLAKVLRTKKIHVRSGAASATFVASTANDDTVDEDVFLKYALGIIAEYLEEDTVELLEEKFNFKPDMIESLGQKRKSELAESNNKRIKCENTEEGKIVTALSPLSNNVTKQKPLTAKEKARQKAASGTKTISAFFTKK